The Elaeis guineensis isolate ETL-2024a chromosome 12, EG11, whole genome shotgun sequence sequence TTGATGAACTGCAAGCTTTAGAAAAGAATCATACATGGGATCTGGTTGACTTTCCTTTTGAAAAATCAGTGATTGGCAATAAGTGGATCTATAAAATCAAGATTCACTCGGATGGTTCATTTGAATGATACAAGGCTTATCTTGTAGCAAGGGGGTTCACTCAGGAGTATAGAATAGACTATGAGGAGACCTTTACTCCAATTGCTCGTCTTACATCTGTTCAAATATTATTGATAATTGCAATTCTTGATGGTGAAAATTCTATCAGATAGATGTAAAAAATATCTTTCTGAACGAGACATTTTTGAGAGGTCTATATGCAGCCTCCCCTTGGCTTTTCTGTTCTCTCGAAAAAATTTTGCCGACTTCGACGAGCATTATATGGACTTAAAGAAGTACCTCGAGCTTGGTTCGTTAAATTCAGCTCCACTGTTACAACCTTGGCTTTATCTCTAGCTCTTATGATTCTATATTATTTGTTCAATCTACTAGTGTGGGTATAACTCTTCTtctcttgtatgtggataatatGATAATTACTGAAGATGATGTTGTAGGAATTCATAAGCTTAAGTCTTGTTTATATCAGCAATTTGAGATGGTGGATCTAGGCTTCCTCAACTACTTTCTTGGACTTGAGGTCACCACTAAGGAGGATGTATTCTATTTGTCTAAGATGAAATATGCATTGGATTTGCTGATCCGTGCACGACTTACGGATAGCAAAATAGCCTCTACACCCTTGAAGTATAATGTGAAGCTAACTCCAGCTGACAATGCACTCCTAGATGATCTCACTCTCTACAGCCAGCTTGTATGAGGACTGGTTTATCTTATTATTACATGGCCTGACATTGCTTATGCAATTCATATTGTCAGTCAATTTATGATAATCCCTCAATTCACACATTATACAGCAGTCTTGCATATACTACGATATATTAAAGGCACTATTTTTCATGGCTTATATTTTTTTACTAATTCTATTCTGAAGTTATAGGCCTTTAGTAATGCTGACTGGGCTGGTGATCCGATGGATTATTGATGTACTATTGGATATTGCTTTTATCTTGAAGAGTGTCTCATATCATGGCTAGTAAGAAATAAACTATAGTTGCTCGTTTGAACACTAAAGTTGAATATCAAGCCTTAGCAGATATTATGACTGAACTTCTGTAGCTTAAGTGGTTATTGGGTGATATGAGAATTTCTCATTCTGGGGCTACTATATCCTATTGTGATAATCAGAGTACTACGTAGATTGCTCATAATGATGTATTTCATAAACAAGCCAAATATATCAAGACCAATTGTCATTTCATTTGTCAATATATTCTCAATGAAATGGTTCATCTTGTATATATTGCTTCTCAGGAGCAATCTATCGATATCTTCACCAAAACTCATCCTTCAAGGTGTTTTCTCAATTTGATTCATCAACTCAAGATGGCATCTACTACATCCTCTTGAGTTTGAGGGGGGATGGTAATGTATATATTTTGTATATTAGTCTAGATTCATTTATTAATGTATATATCTTGTATATTGGTCTAGATTCATTTTATGTAAATTAGGAAAAATTTTGTGATTGATTTTCTATACAATTATATACAGAAAAATTTTGCATTTCTTAATTTTTGGTTGATTGGTTTTCTATACAATTATGTACAAAAAATCATGTATTTCCTTTTGTTTAGAGGCTCTATCTACAAATTAGAGCCTTTCATTATACATTTCATCaatacaaaatatatataaaattctcTCACTTTTACACCTCATATCATATGTGCAGTATGTTATCCAATAGCATGTCACAGCCAACTCGTTAATGCATCCCAAATTGGGTACGGATTGTATCTTTTGCACAAAAgagtgattgattttttttacgttatcaataattagattatatcttACACATATTGCAAAATAATCTAAAATCTTTCTTTCATCATCTGCATAGATCTCGAAGTGGGTATTGTGAGATCCATCGACTGGCGCTGACAAAAAAGATGAATCATTTTTTGTGCAAAAGATACAATCCAAACCCTCCCAAGTTAGCTTGGCTCAAGCCAATAATAGTTGTTTAACTTGGCTAATGTGCCATGTGAATCCATAGTCTTTCGTAAAGTCTGATTGCTTATGTCCAATTCATTTCTTGGAGATAGCAAATGGAAGAACTGGAATCTTTTACAAGCCAAACCTAAATTTGAAGATTAACTCAACATATTTTCTAAATATGTAAAATTTGAAGAGCTTCCTACCAAGGTGAGCTATAATCAATCAACTGTATTAGCAAACATGTACCAAGAATGCAGCTCTTTCAAATAATGATAGAATTATGTGAAAAAGAAagcaaatagaaaagaaaaaataattcacCTAAGGATCTCACAGAGTGCGCCCATGTAACAACTCTTTCTTTACACCTTGCATTGATATCTTTATTAGTATCTCCCATGTCGCCTATTGTCACAAATTCCTATCATATCTCATCTATATATAACTAGCCCACGTAGCTGaggatccagatctaattttccGTGACGGTGGCACGTCACACGTGAACGCGCTGAAAGCTCCGCGTGGTCTGAGTGCACAACAGCCTTTCATTCCACCTCCTGATTCCACTATCAAGTCAGAAGTGTTACTCACTTAAATGCCCCAGTTTAGTAGTAGAACTACACTGCACTCCTAAACCCAGATCCACTGCCTAAatttctctctccatctcctcttACTTAACCTAAACCCCCCAATGTGGCAAGAAATAATTATACTACCAAACCCTAAATACCAGTTATACTTTACTACTAGGAAGTTCTCAAGCATTAGTAGAACACGAGATTTAAAGATACATCGATTAAGACATAAGATAGCCAACGAATCCGACAACGATCTCCTCCCTCGCCCCTTCTGCCCTTCCAGCTCCGGACGCAATTTGCGCTATCCCCGATCCCGGTCGACAGCGGTCAACAGAAAACAGGAGATCCCGGCGTGTCCCGTCACCGCCCCGAGTTCGCCCGTCCTCTCCTCCGCCCCAATGGGCTCCGTCTCCCTCAAGATCGGTGACGGCACCGCCCGGTTCCGCCGCGCCACGCTCTGCTCTTCGGCCCTTCACCTCCTCATGCTCGCCTCCGTCGTCTCCACCAACCTCTTCGCCTTATACGTCTTCACCTACTCCCCCTCCCCTTccgccggcggcggcggcggcggtggcggccACAATGGTCTCTCCGTCATCTCCCAGCACGTCTCCCTCATCCTCCGCGAGATCGAGGCCTCCGAGCGCCGGCTCCACCAGATCGAGCGCGAGCTCGCCGGGTACGACACCCTGAACCCTGCCAAGCCCGGCCTCCCGTCGGAGCTCAAGCTCTTCCTCGCCCGCCACCCCCTTCCTCTTGGCCGCGACTCCCGCTCCGGCATCACCGCCATGGTCTCCTCCGTCTCCCACTCCTGCGCCCGTCCTGCCGCCACCGCCCTCCTGTCCGAGTTCATGAACTACCACCCCGCCGCCCCTTGCCCCACCGCCGACCCACTCCTCCCCTCCAAGCTCATCTCCAAGGCCTGCGAGCCCCTCCCACGCCGCCGCTGCCTCTCCCGTCCCCCCGTCGGCGCCCCCCGCCTCCCCCTTCCCCGATCCCTCTGGAACCCCAACGCCAAGAACCCCGGCGCCGGCCTCAACGGTATCGACAAGCAGATGTGGATCAAGCCGAGAGGGAAAAATGACTTCTTGATCGACGACGTACTGGCTCTGGGTGGCGGCGGCATCCGCATTGGCTTCGACATCAATGGCGGCGCTGGAAACTTCGCCGCGAGGATGGCCGAGAGGAATGTTACTGTAGTGACGTCGACACTTGAGCTTGGCAGCAAGCCGATGAATGAATTTGTGGCCGCCAGGGGGCTGTTCCCGCTGCTCATGTCGCCGGCGCAGAGGTTTCCATTCTACGACTCGGTGTTCGATCTTGTGCACACCATGAATGCATTGGATGAGGCAGGTGCCCCAGCACTGGGGCCATCGAGCCGGCTGGAGGCAGTGGAGTTCTTGATGTTCGACATTGATAGAATCCTGAGGGCTGGAGGCTTGTTCTGGCTTGACAACTACCTATGTGTTGATGATGAGAGGAAGCGGACTGTGACGAGGCTTATCGAGAGGTTTGGATACAAGAAGCTTAAATGGGTGGTTGGGGAGAAGGCTGATGCTGCTGGCATAGGAAAGACTCAGGTGTACCTCTCGGCAGTGCTGCAGAAGCCGGCAAGAGGATGACTGGTGGCATTACTACTGTGGAGGAGGGGCAGAGAGGTATATTGTTGCTGCTTCCTCCATTCTTTTATGACGTAGGATATTGGATGAAATGCAAAATGGTGATGCAATTCCTTGTCTCTGATTATAATCTCATGCAATTCCTTTTGTTGTTTCAAGTGTATGCGAAATAAATGTAACTTGGGTGGGCATTTCTTTACTTGTTGCAGCAAACGGCTGCAGGATGGGGGGGATATTCATATATCTTGTAAGATTTATTTATCATGTAGTGGTGGAGTTAGGAGGATAACGTTGTGGGTACCATTTTGTGCTTCGGAACCAAAGAAGGAAATGTTGAATGGTCACTGTTAGCAATATGCAATTCATAGTCTTATATTTGCATCTTTGTATTTGGACTTCACTTTCATTTGTTAGAAACTATTATTATTAAGATTAATTTGCCTTATATGTTAAGTTGTAGCACATAACATATTCACCTGGTTCAATGCTTTCTTCTAGAGGTATGTCGCCCCCTCCTTCATTAACCATCTTCACCAACTTCAACACTTGCTTGTAGTCATTCTTGTTTCATACATTAAATAAAGGACCTATCCCTTGCTCTCGTATCTGGAGTTAAACCAGTACAACGATTGCCCTCTTCGGATGACAAGGTGAACTACTGCAATAAATGATGCTGTCATTGCCTACTGGCACTTCAATTTCCTCAGTTCTGTTGGCACATTAAATAAAGAAATTGTTATCTCATTTTGTCTATGGATCTAGAGATTAAGAACTCATGAAAATGGCTTTGACTAGATTGCTGCAACATAGTATGGCATGTAGGTCTGTTGGGATGTTTAATATTAGTCTGCAACTTAGAGTACTTCCACTTAAGTATTGCCAAAAGAAAAGCTGCAGAGCAGACAACAAATTGAGTTGGATTGGAATATTGTTCAGTTATTACTTTTTTGAGTTTTTGCCTTGCGATTCAAGAAATCATAGTCCATGGCCTCTTCAATGGAACTTGCAATCAGACAGGTCTTATTGTAgtaccatacaagtggttgtgtgTCGTAACTTTCAGATCAACGACAATGAAGTGGACAATAGAGGAAGTGGTGCCTAAAGATAAGCTTGAACCATTGGTAGCTTTTCCGAGGATATTTGCTTAGAATTAACTGCAGTCCCATGGTTTGATATTTTGATGTGTCAGCATACTTAGGTGGATCACCAATACTAGGTTCAAAGTTCTGTATCCTAACAGGACGGAGGGTGTCCCAGTCATCCCGTCCCGTTCTTGTGAGAAAATAGGATCGGAGCTTCGAAATCCATCAAtgtggagagagaaaaagaaagaggaaagaaagaaaggaagattaaaaaaacggaaaaagtgaaaggaaagaaaaagaaaaatgaaagaaaaaagaaatggagaagaaaaagaatggaaggaaagaaggaagaaagaaaggagaagaaagagaaagaaagaaagggataagaaaaaaagaaacaaaagaaagatagaagaaaaagaaagaaaagtaggaaagaaaacaagaaaaaaagaaaaaaggagagggaAATGGAGAATATCTATCAGAATGCATGACAGGGACTATTGTCAAGATGGGACGGAACAACGAGGCATCCCATTCCATAGAGATATCAGACACCTCTATCCCACGACATTTAAAACATTGACTAGGTTCAATATTGACACCCCTGCCTTGCCTATTGCAATATTTTACTTGGCTGTATGCTTTTATGCTTTCTTGATGGTCATTGTTAATGTGGCATTGGTGTTTGTTATGATCAAATTGGAGTTGCATTCAATTTGCACTGCCTCTTCTCCAATCAAAGGATATGATTTGTATTTCATATTGGAGACTTGTATATCTTGGTTTTAAAATCCTATAAAATGTCCATTTATTCTTGAATTAAGTACATTTTGATATATTTGGAGTCTTGATTGCATGTCCCCATTAGTAGGTGAgagatttttcctttttttttttgtttttcctttttcatTTCTATGAAGCAGCTTCCTAATAGGTGACAAGGATTACAAACCATAGAAACTTTTTCTTATATGAGCTTCTTTACTTGCTTATCCTTGAGTCCTAGCTAATTTATAAATTTGCTgttatcatcacaaaagatcatgAAATATCAACCTAGTTGTCTGATAGCTCTTTCATGAAACAAGCAATCGATATCACTATTGTACACATGTCATTAACAAATTTGTATTAACAATGCCAGCATCTTGTTGATAACTAGAATTATTGACAACATTGCAGTCATCATTTTTCTTATCAAATGAAACCCCTCCATGTCTGCAACTGAGTGGTAGATGAGCAATCCTTTTTAATGGCAATTGCCAGATTTCCTATCTCTatcacaacaagtattcatgcaCATACTTGTcgaaaaatatatttggcatcaacTAGTAAATACGGAAAGTACAGATATTGAAAATACTACATGGCTTTGAGAGCCTGCATGGGTAGTATTTTGTGACTTCTGATAAAATCAAAATAGATATTATTTGGCCAATAAAGATAAGATCATTCAAACATATTTGCTAATGTGCGTAAAAGGATATGGAGTAGAACATCACTTGCAAGTACATGTACTGTATTTTCTCATGGTTAGACTACTAGTAAGACTAACTAGCATTTAATAATTGAATTAATATGTGCATTCATAGATGCTTGAGATAATTTGTTCATGAAAAACCATCTTCAATTAATAAACAATTCCAGCCAGAAAAATAACAAGCTGAAGTCTTTGGCTGGCTTGGTAATTATAAGAATTGAATGACACAAGTTTTCATCACATGGATAAGGCAGTAAATAATACAACATCAACTGGAGCAAGAATAGTTGTTGTAAAACAGTAACAATGAATGACGTTTAATAAAAAGGGGCTTGGAAGCAGGGCTGGTGATTATGTGGATCAGGATTTCTAAATGAGTGCAGCAACCTATTTAGAAGATACTGGCTTCAAAGTCTTGATGTTATCAAATTTGGAATAGCTTGACATTCTAATAAAATGGTATTGAAATATCATGATTAATATTTTGGGAAATGGCTGCCTAGTGCCTGCCTTAATGTTTTGCATCTTGTTTGATGTAGATGATGAAACTGATTTATGTATTATTGAATGCTGTCGAGTTGGTATTTCCCTTAGCTTACATCTTATTTGATATGTTTAAATTTTTTGGGTACTGTAGATTTCTACTTGTGTTTATTATTTTCTGAATTTATCATTTTTGGGTTGCCTTGACCTGGCACCGACCTACCGGCCCACCAAGGCATTAGGCTACCTCTTGGATTCCTCAGTTCCCCTTATAGTACTTTCAAACATTCTCCACAACAATCGTGCAAGCTATATTTCTACACCAGCCAAATGCACTCCAAAAGCCTCTCGATCtgcatatatacaaatatatgtactAACATGGTTATCTATAGAAATCAAGAAAGATGGCTTCCATGTTGATCTTCAATGAACAGGGTAATTAGATCTGACACCAAATAGTTGCCTCCTCAGATATTCCATTAATGCTATATGTGACAGTCTGAAATCATAGCCTTgatcaagtataaatttatatgatTTTGGACTAGTTGTATTTAAATGATCAGACTAGTTCATCTCTTTGGGAGCTTTTATTCTTGATCATATCCAAAAATAACTCAACAGCATATACCTAAAATTATAGCTTAATCATTGCTATGTCTGTAACTTATTGTTCATATTACAGTTAACCCATACATCTGACAGGTTTCCTTTTTTTTGGCCTAACATTATCACACTCTTAAATTAAAATAACAGAAGTGATATCTAGTTGCTTATTAATGGGCTGTCTAGTCCATCATTGGTCTACAGACAtctgaaagaaagaggaagaaaactgaaatttgACGATTTCCTACCACCACTATGACAAATTGCTAGTTGATTAAAATAAATAGCATATCAATTAGATGATTTCTTTGTATGATTTGGCATTGTTCTTATTTCTGTGTGATATTTCCTCTACAAATTAGTGAACTAACAAATGGAGATTAATGTTCAAGATAGCATTTGCACAAAACTTCTGCTATTTCTTGTTCTTGTTTTCCCTCTTATTTGAAAGTAATAaatattttctatcaaaatctCTAAAGATTTTTCAATCAATTTCAAAACACAAATGGTTTCATAATATATGTTGTTCAGTTaggctcatttttcttcttgGGTTTTGAAGCCAAAAGCAATATCGAGTGGGCCCTTAGCAAATCTGTCTCTTGTTTTCTGAATCATCTTACATATATCAAAAAAGAAAATTCAGAAATAGTTTAACAGTAATAAGTTATGCATACCTTTTGTATCTAAAAGAATCAGTTACCTTTTATATTGAAAAGGATCAGATCCCATTACTTTAATCTCGTGTACCTTAAGTCAGATGTATTGTTAACAAAGTACATGTCTACATGTATAAATTCTTATGCATGTTCCTTGTGTTTATTACCATCCACTATTGTTTTAATCAGTTGCTCTCAGACATGTATGGAGGTATATGTTAAGAGGGCAAAACAACCTGGGGAACATGTCATGCACAAGCTATCTCTTTTCATCTTGTGTTAAAGAATTAGAATCACATACCTTTTGTACATGGAAGAATCAAATACTTTTTGTATCAAAGAGAATCAGATCTCACCACTTTAATTTCATTTACCTTAACTTGGAATTATCATTAACAAATTACTCGTCTACACAAATGAATTCTCATGCATGTTCCCTTTGTATATTATTATTTGCCAGCCATGCGGTCTGATCAGGTACTCTCAAACATGTATTTTTAGAGGCATGTTCAGAAGGCAAAATAATTGATGGAACATGCGATGCACATATTAACTTTATCTTATTTTATCTCACGTTAGCATGTGACTTTACATGGCTATTTGGCTGCTAGATATTAATAGTGCTGGCAACACCCGCTGCTTGGTGTATGCTTAGTGCTGACAAAACTCTTGGGTAGACAAGCCTTGAAAATTTTGCACCAAATGGTTGTTTCTTTGGATGTAGCACTTACAATGCTGGGGAATAGCTGGTGCTATGTAAATTTTTTCCCCCTTGTTTGTACCATTCAATCTTGTTAATATTCAAGCCGCCCAGCTCTGCCTGGTGTCAACAGCGTAGCCTCCTTTAGTTCAGCAACCAGGTGGCCCTGCAATTTTGTATGTGCTACTTCAGTAATGGATTGCCATGCGGTTTGATATTTCTAAATCTACCACCATCAGTCATGTGGTTGATATCATATATCTTCCCTCATCATAAAGAAACTGTCTTAATTTTTTTCTCGGTATTTGTTCTAAATGCATTCATGAATATAAATCAATAGCAATATCAAACACTTGGGAGGTAGTACATATAGCGGCAGCTTAGGTACTGAAATTGTTGTATTATAGAGGGAGAAAACTAAATATTTAAAGAATagtatctatttaaataaaatatattggatATTTGATTGTTTAGCTGAATGAGGAGGTGATGATACAGGGAGACTTGCATGGTGGAATTTGGGGCAGCGCATCGTTGTATCACCAGAAGCAACAAGTTGCTTTCTGAGGAAGAGcaatttctattttcttctttctttttttttcccccaacAGCATTTGAAATAAAAAGTAGTACAGATGGGCTACTTTGTTCCATTATGTAGGCTGTGGTTTAAGGTATACATCATTTAGAAATGGAGGCATAAGAGCATTGGTGATGGTTGGAAGGAATACATCATACAGGAAATGTGACAGGAAGTGACAAAGTGCAATTCCAGGATGGTAATGACAAAATACTATTGCTGAACGTACCTTGTAGTGTCTGCGCTTAGCaacaattttctttttcatagaaaGAGCTCGTAGACAAGGGGCAACATAACCCGGGGTAGCTCTTTCCGGGTATCCCTAACCCTCCAATCCAAATAAGCGCAGGATTTGATCACCAAGTCCGATGAATGCAGGGTTTGCAAATCATTTGAAGGGTGTTTAGTTGGGAGGAGTTGGGATCTGAAATCGGAATAGGAATGGATAATTTTCACGATTGGAAGTCCAATTTCAAAATGGAATAGGAATGATCCGATGTATCTAAAATCCAATCCCTTCTCTCCTTTGAAGATTTAAATTACTATTTCGATTCCGATCATGAATCAAATTCTTTAGAGAATTTGATCATATTCTGAATCTAATTTCAATccattctgatttttattttttttttattttttcagtgcAATATGCACGAAGAGTTCTTCTGGTCCGTACATGACTCCCAAATCTTCATCCCTATTTAGAGGCCctgagaaataaaaaataatttgatgccCAGGTGCACAGCACCACATTTGCATTCCAGTGGCTGCTTGCACAGGAAAGAGAAGTCCAATGCTGTGAAGTTTTATATGCCTTCAATCATTCTGTGTATCCATAATGTATTATCTAAGCATGCCGAACAACAATCATTTGTTTGAGTTGCCACCAGATAATAACCACCACATCATCCTATCCTCAAAATATAAATACCATACCCCTAAGAATAATAGCTTCATTACAATGTCATCCAAGTGCCTGTTTGGTATATTGTTGCTTTGATGTTTTTGTTTATCGGCGAAAGAGTGAAACAGTCAGAgagattgatgttgaagatggcattTGCACAAAATGTGTCaattctttgcttttcttttcacTCCTTTTTAGAAGCAACAAACCTTTGCTTCCAAAAATTCTGAAGGTTTTACAACCAATGTAAGAAAATGGAAGGGTTTCTTTGGACGGTCACTCGGTCCAGTTcatttttgttcttcaattttttaactAAAAAAGAATGCAATACCAAACAGGCCCTAACTTTAATGTAAAAGCCCGACCCACTAGccctgttaaaaaaaaaaaaaaaaaaaaaaaagagagaaaaacagagcaggatcggagtcttcctcttctccgatcaaaaatcggagtcctagggccattaaaagacccggagtcttcctcttctccgatcaaaaatcggagtcctagggccattaaaagaccctaggacgaaccctataagaaacccccctctctcctctatgggtagacccttcagtcgccgccgattgccggagatttttctccgatttttccgtttgaagccgcgactcctcgacccgtgttcgccgcgatttcttgccggtgggggtcaccggaggttgtggtaaggtcttcctcctctccctctcttctctcccttctttcccgtacctgtgggcacgatggccggcgacgggtgtcgccagaTTTAGTTGGATAAGGAAATCCCCTGTTCGCCGccttttcctctgattttccgacgccgacggtcacgccgactgccggctctggtctctccgaacccgggagagtcggccgttgccgccggccaccaccggccatggtatggccgtgatcggccggtcaaggcacggggacctctaggtcccctgtttcggcccaatgaaaagcccgggaagaagaagaagaaaagaaaaagaaaagaaaaaggaaaaaaaaaaaagaaaaaaaaaaagaaaatgcaaaatagaaaaataataaaataaaaaaataataataataagaaaagagaaaaattccctctcttccctctttctctctctctattg is a genomic window containing:
- the LOC105054654 gene encoding uncharacterized protein, whose amino-acid sequence is MWQEIIILPNPKYQLYFTTRKFSSISRTRDLKIHRLRHKIANESDNDLLPRPFCPSSSGRNLRYPRSRSTAVNRKQEIPACPVTAPSSPVLSSAPMGSVSLKIGDGTARFRRATLCSSALHLLMLASVVSTNLFALYVFTYSPSPSAGGGGGGGGHNGLSVISQHVSLILREIEASERRLHQIERELAGYDTLNPAKPGLPSELKLFLARHPLPLGRDSRSGITAMVSSVSHSCARPAATALLSEFMNYHPAAPCPTADPLLPSKLISKACEPLPRRRCLSRPPVGAPRLPLPRSLWNPNAKNPGAGLNGIDKQMWIKPRGKNDFLIDDVLALGGGGIRIGFDINGGAGNFAARMAERNVTVVTSTLELGSKPMNEFVAARGLFPLLMSPAQRFPFYDSVFDLVHTMNALDEAGAPALGPSSRLEAVEFLMFDIDRILRAGGLFWLDNYLCVDDERKRTVTRLIERFGYKKLKWVVGEKADAAGIGKTQVYLSAVLQKPARG